A genomic window from Solanum dulcamara chromosome 11, daSolDulc1.2, whole genome shotgun sequence includes:
- the LOC129872363 gene encoding uncharacterized protein LOC129872363: MQLHTTADTTDLSYWLNWRFLLCAIWVLTPTVIAVIILWKYERSVNVIPESDRREDCQKRSWLLCFDKAWRPCVKRINPICLAAFRVFALALLTLVIVSDFITHGGDIFYYYTQLTFALTTIYFWIGSGLSIYGCYQYNKTNSSVSKMQMDVEQGLLESLTCTDYTNGVKLVNNMDYKGMLLVPEIAGRCGYLFQILFQMAAGAVMLTDSVYWFVIFPFLTLKNYEFNIFTVVTHSLNAVLLLGDAALNSLWFPLFRISYFIIWTGVYVIFQWIVHAFESMWWPYPFLDLSLKYAPVWYLLVALLHIPCYGIFALLVRLKQYVLWRWSPQS, translated from the exons ATGCAGCTCCATACAACTGCTGATACTACTGATCTGAGTTATTGGTTGAACTGGAGGTTCTTGCTTTGTGCAATATGGGTCTTGACACCAACAGTTATAGCAGTGATCATTCTATGGAAGTATGAACGATCAGTTAATGTCATTCCAGAATCTGATAGAAGGGAGGATTGCCAAAAACGGTCTTGGCTTTTGTGTTTTGACAAAGCTTGGAGACCATGTGTGAAAAGAATAAACCCAATTTGTTTGGCGGCTTTCCGAGTTTTTGCACTTGCTTTACTCACACTGGTGATTGTCTCTGATTTTATTACTCATGGAGGTGACATTTTTTACTATTATACTCA GTTGACATTTGCTTTGACCACCATCTATTTCTGG ATTGGATCAGGACTTTCCATCTATGGTTGTTACCAGTATAACAAAACAAACAGCAGTGTCAGCAAAATGCAGATGGATGTGGAGCAAGGGTTACTCGAGTCCCTTACATGCACAGACTACACGAATGGCGTCAAGTTAGTGAACAATATGGATTACAAGGGAATGCTTCTTGTTCCTGAAATTGCTGGACGATGTGGCTACCTCTTCCAGATTCTTTTCCAG ATGGCTGCTGGAGCAGTGATGCTCACTGACTCTGTTTACTGGTTTGTGATCTTCCCATTTCTTACGCTCAAAAACTACGAATTTAACATT TTCACTGTTGTTACGCATTCACTAAATGCTGTCCTGCTCCTTGGTGATGCAGCTCTGAATTCCTTG TGGTTCCCTTTGTTCCGGATTTCTTACTTTATCATATGGACTGGTGTTTATGTCATCTTCCAGTGGATTGTTCATGCCTTTGAATCAATGTG GTGGCCGTATCCCTTTCTTGACTTATCATTAAAATATGCTCCTGTGTG GTATTTATTGGTGGCTTTACTGCATATTCCATGCTACGGGATATTTGCGTTACTTGTTAGACTTAAACAGTATGTTTTATGGCGATGGTCCCCCCAATCATAG
- the LOC129872364 gene encoding glutaredoxin — protein sequence MSLAKAKEIVSGNPVVVFSKTYCPFCVSVKDLLSKLGSSFKAVELDSEKDGSEIQAALAEWTGQRTVPNVFIGGKHIGGCDATTALHRDGKLVPLLTEAGALAKTATA from the exons ATGTCACTTGCCAAGGCTAAGGAAATCGTTTCTGGCAATCCAGTTGTGGTCTTCAG CAAGACGTACTGTCCCTTCTGCGTTAGCGTCAAGGATTTGTTGTCTAAGCTTGGTTCATCTTTCAAGGCTGTTGAGTTAGATTCTGAAA AGGATGGAAGTGAGATCCAGGCAGCATTGGCTGAGTGGACTGGTCAGCGAACTGTGCCAAACGTCTTCATCGGCGGGAAGCACATTGGTGGCTGTGACG CCACAACTGCCTTGCACAGGGATGGGAAGCTTGTTCCTCTGCTAACTGAGGCTGGAGCACTTGCTAAAACTGCTACAGCTTAG
- the LOC129873800 gene encoding isocitrate dehydrogenase [NADP] has translation MLGVRLRLRCSSMAGVSSFISSSSASASSVACKKLYFQVNSNRQFFNSRVSLTTRISNASIRCFASSSGPTTKIPVQNPIVEMDGDEMTRVIWKMIKDKLIYPYLELDTKYYDLGILNRDATDDQVTVESAEATLKYNVAVKCATITPDETRVKEFGLKSMWRSPNGTIRNILKGTVFREPILCTNIPRIVPGWKKPICIGRHAFGDQYCATDAIINGPGKLKMVFVPANGEAPTELDVYDFKGPGIALAMYNVDQSIRTFAESSMSIAFSKKWPLYLSTKNTILKKYDGRFKDIFQEVYEEKWKQQFEEHSIWYEHRLIDDMVAYALKSEGGYVWACKNYDGDVQSDLLAQGFGSLGLMTSVLLSSDGKTLEAEAAHGTVTRHFRLHQKGQETSTNSVASIFAWTKGLGHRAQLDGNQKLLEFVHTLESSCIGTIESGKMTKDLAILAHGPKVSREFYLNTEEFIDAVAQKLQEKLHASAPI, from the exons ATGCTCGGCGTCCGACTCAGACTCCGGTGTTCCTCCATGGCCGGCGTTTCTTCTTTTATCTCATCTTCATCGGCTTCAGCATCATCCGTAGCTtgtaaaaaactctattttcaagtcaattccAATCGGCAGTTCTTCAATAGCAGAGTATCTCTCACCACGCGAATCTCCAATGCCTCCATTCGGTGCTTCGCTTCCTCCTCTGGTCCCACTACCAAAATCCCCGTTCAAAATCCCATCGTCGAAATGGACG gtGATGAAATGACGAGGGTTATATGGAAAATGATCAAAGACAAG CTAATATATCCTTATCTAGAGTTGGATACGAAGTATTACGATTTAGGTATATTGAACCGTGATGCCACTGACGACCAAGTTACGGTTGAAAGTGCTGAGGCAACTCTGAA GTACAATGTTGCTGTGAAATGCGCTACTATAACACCTG ATGAGACCAGAGTCAAGGAATTTGGGCTGAAGTCTATGTGGAGAAGTCCCAATGGCACAATCAGAAACATTTTAAAAG GTACTGTTTTCCGAGAGCCTATACTGTGCACGAACATTCCCAGGATTGTTCCTG GTTGGAAGAAACCCATTTGTATTGGTAGGCATGCTTTTGGTGATCAGTATTGTGCCACAGATGCAATTATTAATGGGCCCGGAAAGCTCAAAATGGTTTTTG TGCCAGCAAATGGGGAAGCCCCTACGGAGTTGgatgtttatgattttaaagGTCCGGGTATTGCACTTGCCATGTACAATGTTGACCAG TCAATTCGAACGTTTGCTGAATCATCAATGTCAATTGCATTTTCAAAGAAATGGCCTCTTTACTTGAGTACAAAAAACACAATTTTAAAGAAATACGATGGAAG GTTTAAGGACATTTTTCAAGAGGTATACGAAGAGAAGTGGAAGCAACAGTTTGAGGAACACTCTATATG GTATGAGCATAGACTGATAGATGACATGGTAGCTTATGCATTAAAAAGCGAGGGTGGATATGTTTGGGCATGCAAGAACTATGATGGAGATGTCCAGAGTGATCTGCTCGCTCAAG GATTTGGTTCTCTAGGCCTCATGACTTCTGTATTG TTATCTTCTGATGGCAAGACATTAGAAGCCGAAGCAGCTCACGGCACAGTAACAAGACATTTTCGGCTGCATCAAAAGGGTCAAGAAACTAGTACAAATAGTGTTGCTTCTATTTTTGCATGGACAAAGGGACTTGGACATAG GGCCCAGCTTGATGGGAATCAAAAGTTATTGGAATTTGTTCACACCCTGGAATCTTCTTGCATTGGGACAATAGAGTCTGGGAAAATGACTAAGGATTTAGCTATATTAGCTCATGGACCCAA GGTTTCAAGAGAATTCTACTTGAACACTGAAGAATTTATTGATGCTGTAGCACAGAAACTTCAAGAGAAGCTTCATGCCTCGGCACCTATTTAA